The following coding sequences are from one Pocillopora verrucosa isolate sample1 chromosome 5, ASM3666991v2, whole genome shotgun sequence window:
- the LOC136280925 gene encoding tachykinin-like peptides receptor 86C, whose amino-acid sequence MSNSTASDQSSPESNVGMTVLSRLLPIAIAIILCNGLVFVLFCRKKCLRTSSNYLLLGLAICDFLTGAVNIPYFVIFHFPVVPPSMRADFNYWLFIVHTLTAVSAAYHLFIITAEKYSAIIRPLRHYLVTKKMVFKVLAVIWILSTLIGITPLIWKNSQSLPLCSAIYSIVCLVFVFVIPYTFMIYAYIVMFKAITSKRRPSSSHRGVTSRQRRRRTSDRKCILVFALMAAIFAICWLPYFTIMMVLNIKGYLRIRIELTSPIAKAAEVFAFVRYITSVVNPLLYTFFKRDFSRALISILFKSNNRTNLASRQSFLRHRSVTSVQSRLSWTRESSEREKHSVNANLLEEQQVFVSSV is encoded by the coding sequence ATGAGTAACAGCACAGCTTCAGATCAGTCTTCTCCGGAGTCAAACGTTGGAATGACTGTGTTGAGCAGACTTCTTCCAATAGCCATAGCCATTATTTTGTGCAACGGACTGGTGTTCGTCTTGTTTTGTAGAAAGAAGTGTCTTCGAACCTCATCCAATTACTTACTGCTTGGTTTGGCGATTTGCGATTTCTTAACAGGCGCTGTCAATATTCCATACTTCGTCATCTTTCATTTCCCAGTTGTTCCACCCAGCATGCGAGCGGACTTTAACTACTGGTTGTTCATTGTGCATACTCTTACGGCTGTGTCAGCCGCATACCATCTCTTCATCATCACTGCAGAAAAGTATTCAGCGATCATCAGGCCATTAAGACACTATCTCGTAACCAAGAAGATGGTCTTTAAGGTGTTAGCTGTGATTTGGATCTTGTCTACATTAATTGGCATCACCCCGTTGATTTGGAAAAACAGTCAGTCACTTCCTCTGTGTTCCGCAATCTATTCTATAGTTTGTCTTGTATTTGTCTTTGTTATTCCATATACATTCATGATTTATGCCTATATAGTCATGTTCAAAGCGATTACTAGCAAAAGAAGACCATCTTCATCGCACAGAGGAGTTACATCAAGACAGAGAAGGAGGCGCACCAGTGATAGAAAGTGCATCTTAGTTTTCGCGTTAATGGCGGCAATATTTGCAATTTGTTGGCTTCCTTACTTTACTATTATGATGGTTTTAAACATCAAAGGTTATCTGAGGATCAGGATCGAGTTGACGTCACCAATCGCCAAAGCCGCCGAGGTATTTGCCTTTGTTCGATATATCACATCTGTCGTCAATCCACTTCTTTACACGTTTTTTAAGCGCGACTTTTCGCGAGCTTTAATAAGTATCCTTTTCAAGTCGAATAATCGCACGAATCTGGCTTCGAGGCAATCATTTTTAAGACATCGTTCAGTTACTTCGGTACAATCACGGCTCTCTTGGACAAGAGAAAGttctgaaagagaaaaacattctGTGAACGCAAACCTTCTCGAAGAGCAACAAGTCTTTGTATCTTCCGTTTAA
- the LOC136280923 gene encoding histamine H2 receptor-like, whose amino-acid sequence MNNTSTMDQFLPQSNPGMTTVKRLLPISIAIIFSNGLVFALFCKRKSLRTSSNYLLLGLAICDFLTGAVNIPYFIVFSFQVVPLNMQKNYNYWLVIIHNFMAVTAAYHLLVITAEKFLAITKPLKHYLVTKKTVLKSLAAIWISSTVIASIPLAWKNSQMQLLFSVIYFSVCLVFVFVIPYAFMIYAFVVMFKAITSKRRPSSIPRKVASGLTWGIVNDRKCILIFALMAAIYVICWLPYFTIGLVIGIKNYLCMELTQPVDKATEAIVLVRYITSFTNPLLYTFFKRDFWRTLRKISHKKEFIHGRSKSSKQREWFLRKKSVENSTTLSRLSWITAEAKDASNVKGSISEEQILFVSSV is encoded by the coding sequence atgaacaacaCCTCTACTATGGATCAGTTTCTTCCTCAGTCAAACCCTGGAATGACAACAGTGAAGAGACTTCTTCCAATTTCAATAGCCATTATTTTCTCCAACGGACTAGTGTTCGCCTTGTTTTGCAAACGAAAAAGTCTTCGAACGTCATCCAATTACTTGCTGCTTGGTTTGGCAATTTGTGATTTCTTAACAGGCGCTGTAAACATTCCATACTTCATAGTCTTTAGTTTCCAAGTTGTTCCACTTAACATGCAAAAGAACTACAATTACTGGTTGGTCATCATACATAACTTTATGGCTGTAACGGCCGCTTACCACCTCCTCGTTATCACCGCGGAAAAATTTTTGGCCATCACCAAACCACTAAAACATTACCTTGTAACTAAAAAAACGGTTTTAAAATCACTAGCTGCTATCTGGATCTCGTCAACGGTCATAGCCAGCATCCCATTAGCTTGGAAAAACAGTCAAATGCAATTGCTGTTTTCGGTCATCTATTTTTCGGTGTGCCTTGTTTTCGTGTTTGTTATTCCATATGCGTTCATGATTTATGCCTTTGTAGTCATGTTCAAGGCGATCACCAGCAAAAGAAGACCATCTTCCATTCCCAGAAAGGTTGCATCAGGACTGACATGGGGGATCGTCAACGATAGAAAGTGTATTTTAATTTTCGCACTGATGGCAGCAATATATGTGATTTGTTGGTTGCCATATTTTACCATCGGGCTGGTTATCGGTATCAAAAATTATCTCTGCATGGAGTTGACGCAACCGGTTGATAAAGCCACTGAAGCTATTGTCCTCGTTCGATACATAACTTCCTTTACTAACCCACTCCTCTACACGTTTTTCAAGCGCGACTTCTGGCGGACCTTACGAAAAATTTCCCATAAGAAAGAGTTTATTCATGGTAGGAGTAAGTCCTCGAAACAAAGAGAATGGTTTCTGCGAAAGAAATCTGTTGAAAACAGTACCACGTTATCTCGGCTTTCTTGGATTACGGCAGAGGCTAAAGACGCAAGTAACGTGAAAGGAAGCATCTCAGAAGAACAAATACTCTTCGTGTCTTCTGTTTGA